AGTTTAAAGTGTTAATCTGGACAGGAGAGTACTCATACAGAGGAAGCCATAAATGGTACACTTATTGCATCTAGCTCTGACACTTGTCTCCATTCAGCTCTAAAGATTAATCAGCTTCAAAATAATTAGCCCACACCTGTTGCGGAGTGCTCAGCCTTAATTTGATCCCACGTTGACAGAACCTATCAGCAGGGTAACTGACAGTGTCACAAGACCAATTTCATGCTACGATGGTACGAGGAGCATCAAACTGAactcttggccatcaaattcgcctgaATTGAAACCTAGGAACCTTGTCTGGCACAATACTGGCCACTGGCACTGTGCCCAGAAAGTCACTGGTTTTTAATTTTCCAGATTTACGtgtcctgtgcgtagacatctattgCAACGTACCATTGGAAACAAAGTACTTGTCGAACCGATGTTATGCACAATCGTTTTTGCGCTGCATTAAGAAGATGGACCAACACGCAGTTACAATGGGTCGGCAGATTACTGTATTTTCCACAGGTACGAACAGCCAGGGAGTTGTGCGAATGCGCGTGCCTACCTTGCTGCGGGACGTAGATGTTGAGGTAGAGGCAGTCCTCGCTGGTGTTGGAGAGGTACGGCAGCAGCCGCTTGAGGTAGTTGTAGCGCTCGTCGCTGACGTCCTGCATGTTGGGTGGCCGCTGCGGGCAGACGGGCGCGTAGCTGAACGCCTCTCGCAGGCCCTCCCAcggcggcggcgccgacggcgGCACGAAGCGCTTGGAGCCGACGGGCGCCAGCGCGTACGGCACGCCCAGGAAGGCGTCCACGGGGCCGAGGTTGGGGCTCTGCAGCTCCATCACCAGGCCCTGCAGCCAGCCCTGCTTGATCCGCACCTCGCGAGTCACCATCGTCTGGGCgcccccgcctccgcctccgccgccaccaccaccccgGTACCTGTCGCGCGTCCACGAGCCTACTCCTGGCCCCGGGACGGTCGCTGTCATTATCAGCAGCGCCAGCAGGGCGCCGAACACTCTGGACCTCATGCTACTCGGCAGCAATATTCTGTCACGCGCATTCACTCACCAGGTTGCTCCGGCACACTTCGCTGCATTCCAAAGGAACCGCTTTCGCCACCTGTGTCCAAAGTCGGCAAAACTTTCCTCAATACTGACGATCAAAGCTATCTTCGGGCTAGCATTATTTTGCTAGTGCTTCATACGAACATCGGACTCCGACAACCACGAAACGTTATGCCTGAAAGGCAAGCGTTACCCTCACACTCACACCCAGACCAATAATTCCCCTATAAATCCGCGGAGTGAAACTAGAAAGCTGTCTTTTCCGCTTAAACCTGACAAAAAGTTACAATACCGACAAAAACTAAAGCGAACGCGGCAGAAATGCACTAGATCCGACGCGCAAACAATGAGCACAACGTAAAAATACTGCTTTACAAATTCAAATGCAGAGAATACTAGCTGATATCTAGAATAGTCGATCGACCTACGTCGAATGTTCAGTAAAACAAATTCGTAACTGGTGCTTTCGAGTTGGACACACTGATGACCAAGTTGACCGCCCGCAGTCGGGTAAGGCACTTAGTAAAACACCACCGTGATAACACAAGCAGCTTTTCGAAGACGTGTCAA
This genomic stretch from Schistocerca cancellata isolate TAMUIC-IGC-003103 chromosome 2, iqSchCanc2.1, whole genome shotgun sequence harbors:
- the LOC126159529 gene encoding neuroligin-3-like, which gives rise to MVTREVRIKQGWLQGLVMELQSPNLGPVDAFLGVPYALAPVGSKRFVPPSAPPPWEGLREAFSYAPVCPQRPPNMQDVSDERYNYLKRLLPYLSNTSEDCLYLNIYVPQQVCGGREHVTLAGSRPPTLTAYHLLGSAPRKRQHTPGVALLPVEGRRLDISPGGGRKIPSIVLLLLWSSCGSPFLLLD